From Candidatus Binatia bacterium:
GATCGCCGCCTTGAATTCTCCGGCGCACAAGAGCTGCACCGTGAGATTATGACCGCTGCGGACCGCCGCCCCGTTTCGCACCAGCCCTTGCAAGAACTTCTCCGTCTTTTCCTTTCCCCAGGTCTTGAGCCATACCATCATGGCTCGATCGGGATTTCGGTCGATGGCGAAGCTTGACATCCATTTTGGCTCAAGGAAGTCCTCGTATTTCTTTGGCGCGTCGGCCTTGGAGACGAGCCGCGTGTTATAGGCAATGACGGCGACCACATCGACCAACGACGTCCAGTAGCCTTCCCGATCTTTATGGGCATCGGAATAAAATCTTCTTTCCGGAGAGGTGTAGCGGCCCACCAGGTTGGCTTTCATAACGACGGGCAGATTTTCATTCGATCCGGAAAGCACGTCTACGGCGAACTTTCCCGCCTTAGACTCGGTTAAGAACCGGTTTACAACAGCCTCGCCTCGTCCCCGCCAGATCGTGGCTCGGACTCCCGGATAACGTCTTTCGAACTCTTCTCTGAGCGCCTCCCCTTGCTCCACAGCCAAGGTGCTGTACCACACCACTTCACCTTCCTCTTTAGCCTTCGAGACAAGCAATCTTTGTCGCTCTTCCCCTGAGAGCTTGCCGAGCTGCCTCCAGATTTCCTCCGGCTCCGCCGCCGGGGCGCCGGAAGGAAAAAACAATGGCAGAGCAAAGACCCAAGCGAGCAACGACCGCCGGCCCCTCATAACATAGCCTCCTTACAGCTCTCGATCGCCCGGCACTGTTTGCATTTCCTCCAAGGCTGCTTCGTATGGAACGGACCTCTCGAGCGAATCGCTAAATGGAATGCGGCGCTTCATACCTATAGCGGCCAATCCCGGTTGTCAACAATTTCCACGGCAGGAACCTTC
This genomic window contains:
- a CDS encoding extracellular solute-binding protein — protein: MRGRRSLLAWVFALPLFFPSGAPAAEPEEIWRQLGKLSGEERQRLLVSKAKEEGEVVWYSTLAVEQGEALREEFERRYPGVRATIWRGRGEAVVNRFLTESKAGKFAVDVLSGSNENLPVVMKANLVGRYTSPERRFYSDAHKDREGYWTSLVDVVAVIAYNTRLVSKADAPKKYEDFLEPKWMSSFAIDRNPDRAMMVWLKTWGKEKTEKFLQGLVRNGAAVRSGHNLTVQLLCAGEFKAAIEVYAFRVQSLKRQGCPVEIVFPDPTPGAVTPIYLGKRSPHPYAAALLMDYLLSDSGQRILVDKGLMHSGRQGIQPKVPELDLEQRRVKTLLLVPVDGEKLGKHYLELQSRYLLNR